In Micromonospora sp. LH3U1, one genomic interval encodes:
- the rlmB gene encoding 23S rRNA (guanosine(2251)-2'-O)-methyltransferase RlmB, whose translation MAGNSQRRGRRLTSKASAPKGTGGKNKDSLAGRGRTLPADERPWHKGYSGTEKLPQRTAWKQDKERRAATEEGRAPKIGQPGSKDTTWGRGGGRGVPVGRGATGGRGGKPTARSGPRVSPGRKSNPSKDTPELLVGRNPVVEALRALVPATALYVAQGIDMDDRINEIIRTAADRGIANLEISRAELDRMTGGVLHQGVGLQVPPFAYQAFEDMVAAALEQQAPLLVALDGVTDPRNLGAVIRSAAAFGAQGVFVPERRAAGITATAWRTSAGAAARVPVAQVTNLTRSLKACRDAGFMVVGLDADGDTDLYDLEAAVGPLVVVVGSEGRGLSRLVGETCDLTVSIPMISEVESLNASVAAAVTLAEVARRRAAEL comes from the coding sequence ATGGCCGGCAACTCGCAGCGCCGTGGCCGGCGACTGACGTCGAAGGCAAGCGCCCCCAAGGGCACCGGCGGCAAGAACAAGGACTCGCTGGCTGGGCGGGGACGCACCCTGCCCGCCGATGAGCGGCCGTGGCACAAGGGTTACTCGGGCACTGAGAAGCTGCCCCAGCGCACCGCCTGGAAGCAGGACAAGGAGCGCCGCGCGGCGACCGAGGAGGGGCGCGCTCCGAAGATCGGTCAGCCGGGCAGCAAGGACACCACCTGGGGCAGGGGCGGCGGTCGGGGCGTACCGGTCGGCCGGGGTGCCACCGGCGGCCGGGGCGGCAAGCCCACCGCGCGGTCCGGCCCCCGGGTCTCGCCGGGGCGCAAGTCCAACCCGAGCAAGGACACCCCGGAGCTGTTGGTCGGGCGCAACCCCGTGGTGGAGGCCCTGCGCGCCCTGGTGCCGGCGACGGCGCTCTACGTCGCCCAGGGCATCGACATGGACGACCGGATCAACGAGATAATCCGGACCGCCGCCGACCGTGGCATCGCCAACCTGGAGATCAGCCGGGCCGAGCTGGACCGGATGACCGGCGGGGTGCTCCACCAGGGCGTTGGGCTGCAGGTGCCGCCATTCGCCTACCAGGCGTTCGAGGACATGGTCGCCGCTGCACTGGAGCAGCAGGCCCCGCTGCTGGTCGCGCTGGACGGTGTCACCGACCCGCGCAACCTGGGTGCCGTGATCCGGTCGGCCGCCGCGTTCGGCGCGCAGGGTGTCTTCGTACCCGAGCGGCGTGCCGCTGGAATCACCGCAACCGCCTGGCGGACCAGTGCCGGCGCGGCCGCGCGGGTGCCCGTGGCGCAGGTGACCAACCTGACCCGCTCGCTGAAGGCGTGCCGGGACGCCGGCTTCATGGTGGTCGGCCTGGACGCCGACGGCGACACCGACCTCTACGACCTGGAGGCCGCGGTCGGTCCGCTGGTGGTGGTGGTCGGTTCCGAGGGGCGCGGGCTTTCCCGCCTGGTCGGGGAGACCTGCGACCTGACCGTCAGCATTCCGATGATCTCTGAGGTCGAGTCGCTCAACGCCAGCGTGGCCGCCGCGGTCACCCTGGCCGAGGTCGCCCGCCGGCGCGCTGCCGAACTGTAA
- a CDS encoding M4 family metallopeptidase → MKRPLAAVSAVLLTSGLLTCVATAAHAAPPTAPAPDTSAVARATTVLQTNPSAVQGSSAESYQVHSTKVDASGAAHTRYTRSYQGLRVYGGDFVIHTAPNGTYAGSSVGLAAPLTLATSARITAAAAKKAASASFTGKAEAVGTPELFVDASSGVGRLAWETVVSGWQPDGQTPSRLHVITDATTNATVGSFDEIESVVGSGQGIYTGAVSIDTTLSGSTYQMIDPSHGNGRTCDMNNGTSSCTTLTDADNAWGTGANSNRQSAAVDAHFGAAKTFDYFKNTHGRNGIFGNGAGVPSRVHYGSNYVNAFWDGAQMTYGDGSGNSRPLVSLDVAGHEMSHGVTEALAGLVYSGESGGLNEATSDIFGNMVEFYAAAPSDPGDYQVGEKININGNGTPLRYMYNPSLDGSSDSCWSTSTKNKDVHYSSGVANHFFFNLAEGTGATSYGTSPVCGSAPAVTGIGRAKAEKIWYRALDVYMTSNTSYVNTTTPANTARAYSLRAATDLYGSCSTEYKAVQAAWTAVNVAGSDSACSTGNDFSVALSPTAGSVNPGSAVSTTVSTATTSGSAQTVTFSASGLPTGATASFSPASVTSGGSSTLTISTSASTPAGTYSITVNGAGAVTRTATYTLTVNGTGGGCTSAGQKLANPGFESGATGWTASSGVITNSSGQAARTGSYKAWLNGYGSTRTETLAQSVSLPAGCSSYALSFWLHIDSAETTTSIAYDKLNVQVLNSGGTVLATLATYSNLNKATGYSQKSFSLAAYAGQTVSLKFTGTEDSSLQTSFVVDDTALTVS, encoded by the coding sequence GTGAAACGACCCCTTGCCGCCGTCAGCGCAGTACTGCTCACCAGCGGTCTGCTGACCTGCGTCGCCACCGCGGCGCACGCGGCCCCGCCCACCGCTCCCGCGCCGGACACCTCCGCCGTGGCCCGAGCGACAACTGTTCTACAGACGAACCCCAGCGCAGTCCAGGGTTCGAGCGCCGAGTCCTATCAGGTGCACAGCACCAAGGTGGACGCCAGCGGCGCCGCCCACACCCGCTACACCCGGAGCTACCAGGGCCTACGGGTGTACGGCGGTGACTTCGTCATCCACACCGCGCCGAACGGCACGTACGCCGGTAGTTCGGTCGGGCTGGCCGCGCCGCTGACCCTCGCCACCTCGGCCAGGATCACCGCGGCGGCCGCGAAGAAGGCCGCCAGTGCCAGTTTCACTGGTAAGGCCGAGGCGGTGGGCACTCCGGAGCTGTTCGTCGACGCCAGTTCCGGCGTGGGTCGACTGGCCTGGGAGACCGTGGTCAGCGGGTGGCAGCCCGACGGGCAGACCCCGTCCCGGCTGCACGTGATCACCGACGCCACCACCAATGCGACTGTCGGGTCGTTCGACGAGATCGAGTCGGTGGTCGGCAGTGGCCAGGGCATCTACACCGGCGCGGTCAGCATCGACACGACGCTCTCCGGCAGCACGTACCAGATGATCGACCCGTCGCACGGCAACGGCCGCACCTGTGACATGAACAACGGCACGTCGAGCTGCACCACCCTCACCGACGCCGACAACGCCTGGGGCACCGGGGCCAACTCCAACCGGCAGTCCGCCGCGGTGGACGCGCACTTCGGCGCCGCCAAGACGTTCGACTACTTCAAGAACACGCACGGCCGTAACGGCATCTTCGGCAACGGCGCCGGTGTGCCGAGCCGGGTGCACTACGGCAGCAACTACGTCAACGCCTTCTGGGACGGCGCCCAGATGACCTACGGCGACGGCTCGGGCAACTCCCGCCCCCTCGTCTCCCTGGACGTGGCTGGGCACGAGATGAGCCACGGCGTCACCGAGGCGCTGGCCGGCCTGGTCTACTCCGGCGAATCCGGCGGCCTCAACGAGGCCACCAGCGACATCTTCGGCAACATGGTGGAGTTCTACGCTGCCGCGCCGAGCGACCCGGGCGACTACCAGGTCGGCGAGAAGATCAACATCAACGGCAACGGTACGCCGCTGCGCTACATGTACAACCCGTCGCTGGACGGCTCGTCCGACAGCTGCTGGTCCACCAGCACGAAGAACAAGGACGTGCACTACTCCTCGGGTGTGGCCAACCACTTCTTCTTCAACCTGGCCGAGGGCACCGGCGCCACCTCGTACGGCACCTCGCCGGTCTGTGGCTCCGCCCCCGCCGTGACCGGCATCGGTCGGGCCAAGGCCGAGAAGATCTGGTACCGCGCGCTGGACGTGTACATGACCTCCAACACGTCGTACGTCAACACCACCACCCCGGCGAACACCGCGCGGGCCTACAGCCTGCGGGCGGCCACCGACCTGTACGGCAGCTGCTCCACCGAGTACAAGGCCGTGCAGGCCGCCTGGACCGCGGTGAACGTGGCCGGTAGTGACTCGGCCTGCTCGACCGGCAACGACTTCTCGGTCGCGCTCTCGCCGACCGCCGGCTCGGTGAACCCGGGTAGCGCGGTCTCCACCACCGTGTCGACCGCCACCACCAGTGGCTCGGCGCAGACGGTGACGTTCTCCGCGTCCGGCCTGCCGACCGGGGCGACCGCCTCGTTCAGCCCCGCCTCGGTGACCTCGGGCGGCTCGTCCACCCTCACCATCAGCACCTCGGCGAGCACCCCGGCCGGCACCTACTCGATCACCGTGAACGGCGCGGGTGCGGTCACCCGGACCGCGACCTACACGCTGACCGTGAACGGCACCGGCGGTGGCTGCACCTCCGCGGGCCAGAAGCTGGCCAACCCGGGCTTCGAGTCCGGCGCGACCGGCTGGACGGCCAGCTCCGGCGTGATCACCAACTCCAGCGGCCAGGCGGCCCGCACCGGGTCGTACAAGGCGTGGCTGAACGGGTACGGCAGCACCCGCACCGAGACGCTCGCCCAGTCGGTGAGCCTGCCGGCCGGCTGCTCGTCGTACGCCCTCAGCTTCTGGCTGCACATCGACTCCGCCGAGACCACCACCAGCATCGCTTACGACAAGCTCAACGTGCAGGTGCTCAACTCGGGCGGAACGGTGCTGGCCACCCTGGCGACCTACTCGAACCTGAACAAGGCCACCGGCTACAGCCAGAAGTCCTTCTCCCTGGCGGCGTACGCCGGCCAGACCGTCAGCCTGAAGTTCACCGGCACCGAGGACTCCTCGTTGCAGACGTCCTTCGTGGTTGACGACACCGCGCTCACCGTCTCCTGA
- a CDS encoding HNH endonuclease — MDAVLVINADLGPLHRVTVQHAVRMLCRRVAEIHEAEPDRVIGVFPMPRVVRLVRYVVTRWRFGSGPAWSRAGVLRRDGQCCAYCGGPAFTIDHILPRSRGGRNTWRNTTAACYACNQRKGDRTPAEAGMPLRREPVNPGWGSLAGR; from the coding sequence GTGGACGCCGTTCTCGTCATCAACGCCGACCTCGGCCCGCTGCACCGGGTCACCGTTCAACATGCCGTGCGGATGCTCTGCCGTCGGGTGGCCGAGATCCACGAGGCCGAGCCGGACCGGGTGATCGGGGTCTTCCCGATGCCCCGGGTGGTGCGGCTGGTCCGCTACGTGGTCACCCGGTGGAGGTTCGGCTCCGGGCCCGCCTGGTCCCGCGCCGGCGTGCTGCGCCGCGACGGCCAGTGCTGCGCGTACTGCGGTGGCCCGGCCTTCACCATCGACCACATCCTGCCCCGCTCACGGGGCGGTCGGAACACCTGGCGAAACACCACCGCCGCCTGCTACGCCTGCAACCAGCGCAAGGGCGACCGGACTCCGGCAGAGGCGGGTATGCCACTGCGCCGGGAGCCGGTGAACCCCGGCTGGGGGTCGCTGGCCGGGCGGTGA
- a CDS encoding DUF998 domain-containing protein, giving the protein MVGPAAVGRDRVLLIGGVLAGPIFAVSAIVQASTREGFDFRRHPVSVLSTGELGWIQIVTFLVTGVLCALAADVLRRRTGSGSVWLPRLLVLYGLGLVGAAIFSADPADGFPAGTPRGAGQISWHGGLHFLVAAVAFVSLIVATVVAARRAARQGERGRAAYSLATGIFFAVAWIALIVRPSPAVMVAFGLAVAFGWLWVSVTFARTASGQAD; this is encoded by the coding sequence GTGGTAGGACCGGCCGCCGTTGGCCGGGACCGTGTGTTGCTGATCGGCGGTGTGCTCGCCGGCCCGATCTTCGCCGTTTCGGCGATCGTGCAGGCGTCGACCCGGGAGGGCTTCGACTTCCGTCGGCATCCGGTCAGTGTGTTGAGCACCGGCGAGCTGGGCTGGATCCAGATCGTCACGTTCCTGGTCACCGGAGTGCTCTGTGCGCTGGCCGCCGACGTGCTGCGTCGCCGTACCGGCAGCGGGTCGGTCTGGCTGCCCCGGCTGCTCGTCCTGTACGGCCTGGGCCTGGTCGGGGCGGCGATCTTCAGCGCCGACCCGGCCGATGGGTTCCCGGCCGGCACGCCTCGGGGTGCCGGTCAGATCAGCTGGCACGGCGGCCTGCACTTCCTGGTCGCGGCGGTCGCCTTCGTGTCACTGATCGTGGCGACGGTGGTGGCGGCCCGCCGGGCCGCACGGCAGGGTGAGCGTGGCCGAGCCGCGTACAGCCTGGCGACCGGGATCTTCTTCGCCGTGGCGTGGATCGCGCTGATCGTCCGCCCTTCCCCGGCCGTGATGGTGGCGTTCGGCCTGGCGGTGGCGTTCGGCTGGCTGTGGGTCTCGGTCACCTTCGCGCGGACGGCATCGGGCCAGGCCGACTGA
- a CDS encoding VOC family protein: MTMNAITRSQIYVLDQDEALDFYVNKLGMEVNTDQDLGFMRWLTVNLPGDPEREILLEKPGPPALDPATAAQVRELLTKGALSGWLSITTEDARKTYEDLVAKGVEITDEPTERPYGIDFGIRDPFGNRIRIGQMFPRA, from the coding sequence ATGACGATGAACGCGATCACCCGCTCCCAGATCTACGTGCTCGACCAGGACGAGGCGCTTGACTTCTACGTCAACAAGCTCGGCATGGAGGTCAACACCGACCAGGATCTCGGCTTCATGCGTTGGCTGACGGTCAACCTGCCCGGCGACCCGGAGCGGGAGATCCTGCTGGAGAAGCCGGGCCCGCCGGCGCTGGACCCGGCCACCGCCGCGCAGGTCCGGGAGTTGCTCACCAAGGGTGCCCTCAGCGGCTGGTTGAGCATCACCACGGAGGACGCCCGCAAGACGTACGAGGATCTCGTGGCGAAGGGCGTCGAGATCACCGACGAGCCGACCGAGCGGCCGTACGGGATCGATTTCGGCATCCGGGACCCGTTCGGTAACCGGATCCGCATCGGCCAGATGTTCCCGCGGGCGTAG
- a CDS encoding ABC transporter ATP-binding protein has translation MATVTYSKASRVYPGQERPAVNELDLEIGDGEFLVLVGPSGCGKSTSLRMLAGLEDVDAGSIYIDQRDVTHLPPKARDIAMVFQNYALYPHMTVYENMAFALKLRKTSKSEIDRRVKEAAALLQLEEYLGRKPKALSGGQRQRVAMGRAIVREPQVFLMDEPLSNLDAKLRVQTRTQIASLQAKLGVTTVYVTHDQVEAMTMGHRVAVLLDGVLQQVDTPRALYDTPANVFVAGFMGSPAMNIKTVPLNDKGAEFAELHIPLTREQVEAARAEGGDGKVTVGFRPEDCDLVSPTEGGMPVVVELVEDLGSDANVYGHAALGGTSERFVVRTDRRNMPNMGDTVFVRPSAGRSHVFHAATGSRI, from the coding sequence ATGGCTACGGTCACTTACTCCAAGGCGTCCCGGGTCTACCCGGGCCAAGAGCGTCCCGCCGTCAACGAGCTCGACCTCGAGATCGGCGACGGCGAGTTCCTCGTCCTGGTCGGTCCCTCCGGTTGCGGCAAGTCCACCAGCCTGCGGATGCTCGCCGGCCTGGAGGACGTCGACGCCGGCTCGATCTACATCGACCAGCGTGACGTCACCCACCTTCCTCCGAAGGCCCGCGACATCGCGATGGTCTTCCAGAACTACGCCCTCTACCCGCACATGACGGTGTACGAGAACATGGCGTTCGCCCTCAAGCTGCGCAAGACCTCCAAGTCGGAGATCGACCGGCGGGTCAAGGAGGCGGCCGCGCTGCTCCAGTTGGAGGAGTACCTGGGCCGTAAGCCGAAGGCGCTCTCCGGTGGTCAGCGTCAGCGTGTCGCGATGGGCCGGGCGATCGTCCGCGAGCCGCAGGTCTTCCTCATGGACGAGCCGCTGTCGAACCTCGACGCCAAGCTGCGTGTGCAGACCCGTACCCAGATCGCGTCCCTGCAGGCCAAGCTGGGCGTCACCACGGTCTACGTCACGCACGACCAGGTCGAGGCCATGACCATGGGTCACCGGGTCGCGGTGCTGCTCGACGGTGTCCTGCAGCAGGTGGACACCCCGCGGGCGCTCTACGACACCCCGGCCAACGTGTTCGTCGCCGGCTTCATGGGCTCTCCCGCCATGAACATCAAGACCGTTCCGCTGAACGACAAGGGCGCCGAGTTCGCCGAGCTGCACATCCCGCTGACCCGGGAGCAGGTTGAGGCGGCTCGCGCCGAGGGTGGCGACGGCAAGGTCACCGTGGGCTTCCGCCCGGAGGACTGCGACCTGGTCAGCCCGACCGAGGGCGGCATGCCCGTCGTGGTCGAGCTCGTCGAGGACCTCGGCTCGGACGCCAACGTCTACGGCCACGCCGCACTGGGTGGCACCTCGGAGCGCTTCGTCGTCCGCACCGACCGGCGCAACATGCCGAACATGGGTGACACCGTGTTCGTCCGGCCGAGTGCCGGTCGCAGCCACGTCTTCCACGCCGCCACCGGCAGCCGGATCTGA
- a CDS encoding serine/threonine-protein kinase has translation MQRDQLLAGRYRLLERLGSGGMSAVHRAYDEVLERDVAVKVLVASDVNARQRIGGEAKAAARLSHPHVTSVYDFGESLVDGAQVPFVVMEMLGGHSLEQRLVAGPLSPRAGLRVCAEVAAALTAAHAQGLVHRDIKPGNVMLTPTGAKVLDFGIAAVVGEPEIDFEGRLLGTPAYLAPERLQAGEVLPACDVYALGLLLHRVLTGRLPGHVEAQAETLGADAQVLPDPLPQIDGVPPEVHRLHRWCLARDPADRPPAAEAARILLLASSTAAASGTPVGPAAGTVEQTAAVTADPAESMSGGVPFGRGSWRRRRVMLAVSGAVIAAMAMAGSLGDSSDRRPGHGASSTGIGPGTSTVGMPHTEEPAAVDARPSVVPSARNTAPRSRTGPGGAATPGPSATIPGPTPTRVVQTPTPTSGVKVDARGGTVTVRCVGKLADVLAVTLAPGYRAEAYDPGPAKQVHVNLASTEYRSEIRVHCPNGSPKPKVKERAV, from the coding sequence GTGCAGCGTGATCAGTTGCTTGCGGGCCGCTACCGGCTCCTGGAGCGTCTCGGCAGTGGCGGCATGTCGGCGGTGCACCGGGCGTACGACGAAGTGCTCGAACGGGACGTGGCGGTGAAAGTGCTCGTCGCCTCGGACGTCAACGCCCGGCAGCGGATCGGGGGCGAGGCCAAGGCGGCGGCCCGGCTGTCGCACCCACACGTCACCAGCGTCTACGACTTCGGCGAGTCATTGGTCGACGGTGCCCAGGTCCCGTTCGTGGTGATGGAGATGCTCGGCGGTCACAGCCTCGAACAACGGCTGGTGGCCGGGCCGCTGTCGCCGCGCGCGGGTTTGCGGGTCTGCGCTGAGGTGGCCGCCGCGCTCACTGCCGCGCATGCCCAGGGGTTGGTGCACCGCGACATCAAGCCGGGCAACGTGATGCTCACGCCCACCGGCGCCAAGGTGCTCGACTTTGGCATCGCGGCGGTTGTCGGTGAGCCGGAAATCGACTTCGAGGGGCGGCTGCTGGGCACGCCGGCCTACCTGGCGCCGGAGCGACTTCAGGCCGGCGAGGTGCTGCCGGCCTGCGACGTCTACGCCCTTGGCCTGCTGCTGCACCGGGTGCTCACCGGGCGGCTGCCGGGGCATGTCGAGGCACAGGCCGAAACTCTCGGTGCGGACGCGCAGGTCCTGCCAGACCCGCTGCCACAGATCGACGGCGTGCCGCCCGAGGTGCACCGGCTCCACCGCTGGTGCCTGGCCCGGGACCCCGCTGATCGGCCGCCGGCTGCCGAGGCGGCCCGCATCCTGCTTCTTGCCTCCAGCACGGCGGCCGCCAGTGGAACCCCGGTCGGACCAGCGGCAGGCACCGTCGAGCAGACCGCCGCCGTGACCGCCGATCCCGCGGAGTCGATGAGCGGTGGCGTTCCCTTCGGGCGGGGGTCGTGGCGTCGACGACGGGTCATGCTGGCGGTCAGCGGTGCGGTGATCGCCGCGATGGCGATGGCCGGGTCGCTCGGCGACTCGAGCGATCGTCGACCGGGGCACGGCGCATCATCGACCGGCATCGGGCCGGGCACCAGCACGGTGGGGATGCCACACACCGAGGAGCCCGCCGCAGTCGACGCTCGACCGTCCGTCGTCCCGTCGGCCAGGAACACTGCGCCCAGATCCCGAACCGGCCCGGGCGGGGCCGCTACCCCGGGCCCGAGCGCCACCATTCCAGGACCGACCCCGACCAGGGTCGTGCAGACGCCCACCCCTACCTCCGGCGTGAAGGTGGACGCGCGCGGCGGGACGGTAACCGTTCGCTGCGTCGGCAAGTTGGCGGACGTGCTCGCGGTGACGCTCGCGCCCGGCTACCGGGCAGAGGCGTACGACCCCGGCCCGGCGAAGCAGGTCCACGTCAACTTGGCCTCCACGGAGTACCGGAGCGAGATTCGGGTGCACTGCCCCAACGGGAGTCCGAAACCGAAGGTCAAGGAACGCGCCGTCTGA
- a CDS encoding histidine phosphatase family protein encodes MVTRLLYLTRHAEQDLTEPAEPDLAEPDSGLSERGRRQAALLGERLRGRRFAAVHHGPLRRAAQTAELVARSLPEVPVYATELAGDHLPHDTDPAGLPPAYAKFLGQFSAAERVDGPRVTAEAVRRFAGPVGEGAAGDEPVRELIVTHSFLIGWLVRHALDAPEWRWLGLNSHNAGLTVIRYSPTGPPNLVAVNDVAHLPPELRGTGLPADYLV; translated from the coding sequence ATGGTGACCCGGCTGCTGTACCTGACTCGCCACGCTGAGCAGGATCTGACCGAGCCGGCTGAGCCCGATCTGGCCGAACCGGATTCCGGTCTGTCGGAGCGCGGCCGGCGGCAGGCCGCGCTGCTCGGCGAGCGCCTGCGAGGCCGCCGGTTCGCCGCCGTCCACCATGGGCCGCTGCGCCGGGCCGCGCAGACCGCCGAGCTGGTCGCCAGGTCACTGCCCGAGGTTCCGGTGTACGCGACGGAGCTGGCCGGCGACCACCTACCGCACGACACGGATCCGGCTGGACTTCCGCCCGCGTACGCCAAATTCCTGGGGCAGTTCTCGGCGGCCGAGCGGGTCGACGGACCGCGAGTGACGGCGGAGGCGGTGCGGCGGTTCGCCGGCCCGGTCGGCGAGGGAGCCGCCGGTGACGAGCCGGTTCGCGAGCTGATCGTGACGCACAGCTTCCTGATCGGCTGGCTGGTGCGGCATGCCCTCGACGCGCCGGAGTGGCGTTGGTTGGGCTTGAACTCGCACAACGCGGGGTTGACCGTGATCCGGTACAGCCCAACCGGACCGCCGAATCTGGTCGCCGTCAACGACGTGGCCCACCTGCCGCCGGAACTGCGTGGCACCGGCTTGCCCGCGGACTACCTGGTCTGA
- a CDS encoding enoyl-CoA hydratase/isomerase family protein, whose product MSDAELTVEVTGPVATVVIHNPARRNAMTAAMWRQLPELLDRLEPDPDVRALVLTGAGDAFCAGADLGDLAELLDAGDASIAVAAEERLARFAKPTVAAIRGACVGGGAQLAVACDLRIAAADARFGVPPARLGLVYPAPTTRRLARLVGPSAAKHLLFTAELIDAERALRIGLVDELLPADRLAERVDDLTATIAQRSPLSVAAAKEIVDDRAEPARIAWWHRKVATTGEAREGVAAITERRTPRFAWQAKADD is encoded by the coding sequence GTGTCGGACGCGGAGTTGACCGTCGAGGTGACCGGACCGGTCGCGACCGTGGTGATCCACAACCCGGCGCGCCGCAACGCGATGACCGCCGCCATGTGGCGTCAGCTCCCCGAACTGCTCGACCGGCTGGAACCCGACCCCGACGTCCGGGCATTGGTGCTCACCGGTGCGGGCGACGCCTTCTGTGCGGGTGCGGACCTCGGCGACCTGGCGGAGCTGCTGGACGCCGGTGACGCCAGCATCGCGGTGGCCGCCGAGGAACGGCTGGCCCGGTTCGCCAAGCCGACTGTCGCGGCGATCCGCGGCGCGTGCGTCGGGGGTGGCGCCCAGCTCGCGGTCGCCTGCGACCTGCGCATCGCCGCGGCCGACGCCCGCTTCGGCGTACCGCCGGCCCGGCTCGGTCTGGTCTATCCGGCGCCGACGACGCGCCGGCTGGCCCGGCTGGTCGGCCCGTCCGCCGCCAAGCACCTGCTGTTCACCGCCGAGCTGATCGACGCCGAACGGGCCCTGCGGATCGGCCTGGTCGACGAGCTGCTGCCGGCCGACCGGCTCGCCGAGCGGGTGGACGACCTGACGGCGACGATCGCCCAGCGGTCGCCGTTGAGCGTCGCCGCCGCGAAGGAGATCGTCGACGATCGGGCCGAGCCCGCACGGATCGCCTGGTGGCACCGGAAGGTGGCGACCACCGGCGAGGCACGGGAGGGGGTCGCCGCGATCACCGAACGCCGGACGCCCCGCTTCGCCTGGCAGGCGAAGGCCGACGACTGA
- a CDS encoding helix-turn-helix domain-containing protein yields MSGAERGPMSRAVEESNRAMLRARDAMDRAYAESLDIPALARIAHVSEAHFIRTFRATFGETPHRYLQRRRVERAMALLVETGRDVTDICYAVGFGSLGTFSRTFRQIVGESPSDFRRHRVAPANVPSCFTKAWTRPSSFG; encoded by the coding sequence ATGAGCGGAGCGGAACGGGGGCCGATGAGTCGCGCGGTGGAGGAGTCGAACCGGGCGATGCTGCGTGCCCGGGACGCGATGGACCGGGCGTACGCCGAATCCTTGGACATCCCCGCGCTGGCCCGGATCGCGCACGTCTCCGAGGCGCACTTCATTCGTACTTTCCGGGCCACGTTCGGTGAGACCCCGCACCGCTACCTGCAACGGCGTCGGGTCGAGCGGGCGATGGCGTTGCTGGTGGAGACCGGCCGGGACGTGACGGACATCTGCTACGCCGTCGGCTTTGGCAGCCTGGGTACGTTCAGCCGGACGTTCCGGCAGATCGTCGGCGAGTCGCCCTCGGATTTCCGGCGTCATCGTGTCGCGCCGGCCAATGTGCCGTCGTGCTTCACGAAGGCGTGGACCCGACCCAGCAGTTTTGGATAA
- a CDS encoding protealysin inhibitor emfourin: MRPTDMRPASTTGVTIALLVALLAGCTTSDRAGTTPDQPPSTPGPTATTPANGAPAPTVAPTVVPTTSAAAIRVMLKRSGGFAGRGDAVTVEPDGQWAVVDRAGSRRTGRLDPADLGRLTGLAADPRLAAEARQTAASTGCADVFSYQLTVGTIETGYVDCPTDAPPPPATRALVELLLRATA; encoded by the coding sequence ATGCGTCCGACGGATATGAGACCCGCCTCGACAACCGGCGTCACGATCGCGCTACTGGTCGCCCTCCTGGCCGGCTGCACCACGTCCGACCGGGCCGGCACCACCCCGGACCAGCCGCCAAGCACCCCCGGCCCGACCGCAACCACCCCGGCCAACGGCGCTCCGGCGCCAACTGTCGCCCCCACGGTCGTCCCCACGACCAGCGCCGCGGCCATCCGGGTGATGCTGAAGCGCTCCGGTGGCTTCGCCGGCCGCGGTGACGCGGTGACCGTCGAGCCGGACGGTCAGTGGGCGGTGGTGGACCGGGCGGGCAGCCGGCGTACCGGCCGCCTCGACCCTGCCGACCTCGGCCGTCTGACAGGACTGGCCGCCGACCCCCGGCTGGCCGCCGAGGCGCGTCAGACGGCCGCTTCGACCGGCTGTGCGGACGTGTTCAGCTACCAACTCACCGTCGGCACCATCGAGACCGGATACGTCGACTGCCCGACCGACGCGCCCCCGCCGCCAGCCACCCGCGCACTGGTCGAGCTGCTGCTGCGGGCCACCGCCTGA